In Roseisolibacter agri, a genomic segment contains:
- a CDS encoding carboxymuconolactone decarboxylase family protein, whose translation MNAEILGENNLVVNRFFALDGRAYEAGALDVKTKELLGLVASLVLRCDDCITYHVIRCREEGVTRAEAFEALSIGLIVGGSIVIPHMRRAVDRWSEVERKS comes from the coding sequence ATGAACGCCGAGATCCTCGGCGAGAACAACCTGGTGGTCAACCGCTTCTTCGCGCTCGACGGCCGCGCCTACGAGGCGGGCGCGCTCGACGTGAAGACGAAGGAGCTCCTCGGCCTCGTCGCGTCGCTCGTGCTGCGCTGCGACGACTGCATCACCTACCACGTGATCCGCTGCCGCGAGGAGGGCGTCACCCGCGCGGAGGCGTTCGAGGCGCTGTCGATCGGGCTGATCGTGGGCGGGTCGATCGTGATCCCGCACATGCGGCGCGCCGTCGACCGCTGGTCCGAGGTCGAACGGAAGTCCTGA
- a CDS encoding transglycosylase domain-containing protein: protein MPSRLHQLRARLRPDPRVPARVWLRRQWAGLLGMALLLAGVVTLDVWLATCGFQSCPTGAEIRGFRPSEGGRIVDRRGQTLGRVRAVRRLNVPLSKVPLHVRQAFVATEDRRFFDHNGVDWRGVVRATAVNVRALGVREGFSTITMQLARNTFAVERQGERSMARKLLELRLSRLIERTLTKEQILELYLNVIYLGNGVYGVEGASRDLFGRGIEKVSVAQAAMLAALPKGPSAYTPRRHPQRAITRRNLVLALMAREGYLRPDQARAAVAERLVVPANEWRPDAKDDSYALDAVRAIVDSVREVLGIESNDLTVYTTLDVEAQRAAQRAVQRRADAIEGASKARQGVEGAMVAIDPRTGDVRALVGGRRYERGNFNRVLRARRQPGSAFKPFVYAAALQAGMSPATEVDDVPIEVAIGRTVWAPRNFDDEYLGHTTLRRALTKSANAATVRVSRSLGEAKVIQTARRNGITSKLDPNPAIALGAAEVTPLELVSAYAPFANGGFRVTPRLVTRIASVDGAVLWTSEPQRAQAMDARDAFLLTSMLKSVIEEGTGRAVRDYGVRDAMAGKTGTTNGGTDVWFVGYTPTVVAGFWFGYDEPRSLGRDASGGRLAAPAWAEFYANGWRERGGDWKPPAGLVQRRIDATNGLLASEWCPWTRDEWFRAGTEPTDHCPEHLAPAEPEPVWQELPPQIGEKVEEGAKKAGSKLKRALGKIFRW from the coding sequence ATGCCTTCCCGGCTCCACCAGCTCCGCGCCCGCCTGCGCCCCGATCCCCGCGTGCCCGCCCGCGTCTGGCTGCGCCGCCAGTGGGCCGGCCTGCTGGGCATGGCGCTGCTGCTGGCGGGCGTCGTCACGCTGGACGTGTGGCTGGCGACCTGCGGCTTCCAGTCCTGCCCCACCGGCGCCGAGATCCGCGGCTTCCGCCCCAGCGAGGGCGGGCGGATCGTCGACCGCCGCGGGCAGACGCTCGGCCGCGTGCGCGCGGTGCGCCGGCTCAACGTCCCGCTCTCGAAGGTGCCGCTGCACGTGCGGCAGGCGTTCGTCGCCACCGAGGACCGCCGCTTCTTCGACCACAACGGCGTCGACTGGCGCGGCGTCGTGCGCGCCACCGCGGTGAACGTGCGCGCGCTGGGCGTGCGCGAGGGGTTCAGCACGATCACGATGCAGCTCGCCCGCAACACGTTCGCGGTCGAGCGGCAGGGCGAGCGGTCGATGGCGCGCAAGCTCCTGGAGCTGCGGCTGTCGCGCCTCATCGAGCGGACGCTCACCAAGGAGCAGATCCTCGAGCTCTACCTGAACGTCATCTACCTCGGCAACGGCGTGTACGGCGTCGAGGGCGCGAGCCGCGACCTGTTCGGCCGCGGCATCGAGAAGGTGAGCGTGGCGCAGGCGGCGATGCTGGCCGCGCTGCCCAAGGGCCCCAGCGCGTACACGCCGCGCCGCCACCCGCAGCGCGCGATCACGCGCCGCAACCTCGTGCTCGCGCTGATGGCGCGCGAGGGCTACCTGCGTCCCGACCAGGCGCGCGCCGCGGTGGCCGAGCGGCTCGTGGTGCCGGCGAACGAGTGGCGGCCGGACGCGAAGGACGACAGCTACGCGCTGGACGCGGTGCGCGCGATCGTCGACTCGGTGCGCGAGGTGCTGGGCATCGAGTCCAACGACCTCACGGTCTACACGACGCTCGACGTCGAGGCGCAGCGCGCGGCGCAGCGCGCGGTGCAGCGCCGCGCCGACGCGATCGAGGGCGCGTCGAAGGCGCGGCAGGGCGTGGAGGGCGCGATGGTCGCGATCGACCCGCGCACCGGCGACGTGCGCGCGCTGGTGGGCGGGCGCCGCTACGAGCGCGGGAACTTCAACCGCGTGCTGCGCGCGCGGCGGCAGCCGGGATCGGCGTTCAAGCCGTTCGTGTACGCCGCCGCGCTGCAGGCCGGGATGTCGCCGGCCACCGAGGTCGACGACGTGCCCATCGAGGTCGCGATCGGCCGCACGGTGTGGGCGCCGCGCAACTTCGACGACGAGTACCTGGGCCACACGACGCTGCGCCGCGCGCTCACCAAGTCCGCCAACGCGGCCACGGTGCGCGTCAGCCGCTCGCTCGGCGAGGCGAAGGTGATCCAGACCGCGCGCCGCAACGGCATCACGAGCAAGCTCGATCCGAACCCGGCGATCGCGCTCGGCGCCGCGGAGGTGACGCCGCTGGAGCTGGTGAGCGCGTACGCGCCGTTCGCCAACGGCGGCTTCCGCGTCACGCCGCGGCTGGTGACGCGCATCGCGAGCGTGGACGGCGCGGTGCTGTGGACGAGCGAGCCGCAGCGCGCGCAGGCGATGGACGCGCGCGACGCCTTCCTCCTGACGTCGATGCTGAAGTCGGTGATCGAGGAGGGGACGGGGCGCGCGGTGCGCGACTACGGCGTGCGCGACGCGATGGCGGGGAAGACGGGCACCACGAACGGCGGCACGGACGTCTGGTTCGTGGGCTACACGCCGACGGTCGTCGCCGGCTTCTGGTTCGGCTACGACGAGCCGCGGTCGCTCGGCCGCGACGCGTCGGGCGGGCGGCTGGCGGCGCCGGCGTGGGCGGAGTTCTACGCCAACGGCTGGCGCGAGCGCGGCGGCGACTGGAAGCCGCCCGCGGGGCTCGTGCAGCGCCGCATCGACGCGACCAACGGGCTGCTGGCGAGCGAGTGGTGCCCGTGGACGCGCGACGAGTGGTTCCGCGCGGGCACCGAGCCCACGGACCACTGCCCCGAGCACCTCGCGCCCGCGGAGCCGGAGCCCGTGTGGCAGGAGCTGCCGCCGCAGATCGGCGAGAAGGTGGAGGAGGGCGCGAAGAAGGCCGGGAGCAAGCTGAAACGCGCGCTGGGGAAGATCTTCCGCTGGTAG
- a CDS encoding carboxypeptidase-like regulatory domain-containing protein: MPFPRRPLALAATALALPSGAGAQAVAGRVVDAVAGAPLPNAVVVLLDSAASRRVGALTDSTGRFTLAAPAPGTYTVRAERVGSTSATSAALALRAGDTTHVTLTLGAALRLSAVQVTARERCRVRPAEGEIAARLWDEARKALTTTALGESRERPDLRLARFTRVVAPDRKTVRTETWTVATSELQQFRSMDVADLGARGFIEPAMSAAGSDSLVYYAPDAEVLLSDAFLESHCLRAVAPPTGRPGQLGLAIEPVPRRGAKRADVRGTLWIDTASFELRDFEFEYTDPPANVPAGRAGGRVAFGRLPNGAWFVDRWMISMPTEDTVSYVRGGTSSLHAPAVRDEREISTVVGVTEVGGRAIVPGARRDALGATVLAGTLVDSSAGGRPMADGRLIVLSTPYQALVNAAGEFYLEVPRAGDFLVRVDVPRAASLGLAWTQILSLQPGRELRVEAAIPSGPTLRRLHCGASADTTAPLVAGVVRAWHAAKRGDTPALRDIADASIDVEWRLAEWPADWKERRTVRSDARGHYRVCDLPAGADVQLRARRGTAASEPWTGRADAGAVLTQDFMLLPAAALGKR, translated from the coding sequence ATGCCCTTCCCTCGCCGCCCTCTCGCCCTCGCCGCCACCGCGCTCGCGCTCCCCTCGGGCGCGGGCGCGCAGGCGGTCGCGGGCCGGGTGGTGGACGCGGTCGCCGGCGCGCCGCTGCCGAACGCGGTCGTGGTGCTGCTCGACTCCGCCGCCTCGCGCCGCGTCGGCGCGCTGACCGACAGCACGGGGCGGTTCACGCTCGCCGCGCCCGCTCCCGGCACGTACACCGTGCGCGCGGAGCGCGTCGGCAGCACGAGCGCGACGTCCGCCGCGCTGGCGCTGCGCGCGGGCGACACGACGCACGTGACGCTCACGCTCGGCGCCGCGCTGCGGCTGTCGGCCGTGCAGGTCACGGCGCGCGAGCGGTGCCGCGTGCGCCCCGCGGAGGGCGAGATCGCCGCCCGCCTGTGGGACGAGGCGCGCAAGGCGCTCACCACCACCGCGCTCGGCGAGTCGCGCGAGCGGCCGGACCTGCGGCTCGCGCGCTTCACGCGCGTCGTCGCCCCGGACCGCAAGACCGTGCGCACCGAGACGTGGACGGTGGCGACGTCGGAGCTGCAGCAGTTCCGCAGCATGGACGTGGCGGACCTCGGCGCGCGCGGCTTCATCGAGCCGGCGATGTCCGCGGCCGGCAGCGACTCGCTCGTCTACTACGCCCCGGACGCCGAGGTGCTGCTGTCGGACGCGTTCCTCGAGTCGCACTGCCTGCGCGCCGTCGCGCCGCCGACCGGCCGCCCGGGGCAGCTCGGCCTCGCCATCGAGCCGGTGCCGCGGCGCGGCGCGAAGCGCGCCGACGTGCGGGGCACGCTCTGGATCGACACCGCGTCGTTCGAGCTGCGCGACTTCGAGTTCGAGTACACGGACCCCCCGGCGAACGTCCCCGCCGGGCGCGCGGGCGGGCGCGTGGCGTTCGGCCGCCTGCCGAACGGCGCGTGGTTCGTGGACCGGTGGATGATCTCGATGCCCACCGAGGACACGGTGAGCTACGTGCGCGGCGGGACGTCGTCGCTGCACGCGCCGGCGGTGCGCGACGAGCGCGAGATCAGCACCGTCGTGGGAGTGACCGAGGTCGGCGGCCGCGCGATCGTGCCCGGCGCGCGACGCGACGCGCTCGGCGCCACGGTGCTCGCGGGCACGCTCGTCGACAGCTCGGCCGGCGGGCGTCCGATGGCCGACGGGCGCCTCATCGTCCTCTCGACGCCGTACCAGGCGCTCGTCAACGCGGCGGGCGAGTTCTATCTGGAGGTGCCGCGCGCGGGCGACTTCCTGGTGCGCGTGGACGTCCCGCGCGCGGCGTCGCTGGGGCTCGCGTGGACGCAGATCCTCTCGCTGCAGCCGGGCCGCGAGCTGCGCGTGGAGGCCGCCATCCCGTCGGGCCCCACGCTGCGGCGGCTGCACTGCGGCGCGTCGGCCGACACGACGGCGCCGCTGGTGGCGGGCGTGGTGCGCGCGTGGCACGCGGCGAAGCGCGGCGACACGCCCGCGCTGCGCGACATCGCCGACGCGTCCATCGACGTCGAGTGGCGGCTGGCCGAGTGGCCCGCGGACTGGAAGGAGCGCCGCACGGTGCGCAGCGACGCACGCGGCCACTACCGCGTGTGCGACCTGCCCGCCGGCGCCGACGTCCAGCTGCGCGCGCGACGCGGCACGGCCGCCAGCGAGCCCTGGACCGGCCGCGCGGACGCGGGCGCGGTGCTGACGCAGGACTTCATGCTGCTGCCGGCGGCGGCGCTGGGGAAGCGATAG
- a CDS encoding diacylglycerol/lipid kinase family protein, with amino-acid sequence MPTGDPIPAFVNPTAGSAPTAREAIAKDPRFALREVAPLQLPDALRAEVARGTPRVVVAGGDGTVTLAARALAGTDTALAVLPGGTLNHFARDLGLPTDDAAACLECAVRGTVRPVDAATLNGELFLNTSSAGAYVQFVRTRERIEAWHLGYRLATLLATIWTWLRLHAFTVVVREGDRPGDAERQLRSPLVFVAVGERSLSPPAVGGRSPTGRRALQLMIVNTASRWGVIALVARMAAGGLDDVANDPALDVSLVDACELRMRRPWGRVAMDGELARLRAPLHYRVAHDALLAVVPPVELAAGPFAAGGSAGGAASAG; translated from the coding sequence ATGCCGACCGGCGATCCCATCCCCGCCTTCGTCAACCCGACCGCCGGCAGCGCGCCGACGGCGCGCGAGGCGATCGCGAAGGATCCGCGCTTCGCGCTGCGCGAGGTCGCGCCGCTGCAGCTCCCCGACGCGCTGCGCGCCGAGGTGGCGCGAGGGACGCCGCGGGTGGTCGTCGCGGGCGGCGACGGGACCGTGACGCTGGCCGCGCGCGCGCTCGCCGGCACCGACACCGCGCTCGCCGTGCTGCCCGGCGGGACGCTCAACCACTTCGCGCGCGACCTCGGGCTGCCCACCGACGACGCGGCCGCCTGCCTGGAATGCGCGGTCCGCGGCACCGTGCGCCCGGTGGACGCCGCGACGCTGAATGGGGAGCTGTTCCTCAACACCAGCAGCGCGGGCGCCTACGTGCAGTTCGTCCGCACGCGCGAGCGGATCGAGGCGTGGCACCTCGGCTACCGCCTGGCGACGCTGCTGGCGACGATCTGGACCTGGCTCCGCCTGCACGCGTTCACGGTCGTCGTGCGCGAGGGCGACCGCCCGGGCGACGCGGAGCGGCAGCTCCGCAGCCCGCTCGTGTTCGTGGCGGTCGGCGAGCGCTCGCTGTCCCCGCCGGCCGTCGGTGGGCGCTCGCCGACGGGCCGCCGCGCGCTGCAGCTGATGATCGTGAACACGGCCTCGCGCTGGGGCGTGATCGCGCTGGTCGCGCGCATGGCCGCCGGCGGGCTGGATGACGTCGCGAACGACCCCGCGCTCGACGTGTCGCTGGTGGACGCCTGCGAGCTGCGCATGCGCCGGCCGTGGGGCCGCGTGGCGATGGACGGCGAGCTCGCGCGCCTGCGAGCGCCCCTGCACTACCGCGTGGCCCACGACGCGCTCCTCGCGGTGGTGCCGCCCGTGGAGCTCGCGGCCGGCCCGTTCGCCGCCGGAGGATCGGCGGGCGGCGCCGCCAGCGCCGGTTGA
- a CDS encoding TIGR00730 family Rossman fold protein: protein MPDANSATPRSLASVCVFCGSSPGVDERLMDAARDFGARLARHGVALVYGGARRGLMGALADAALEDGGRVTGVIPRGLWEREVGHTGLSELLVVDSMHERKALMAERSAAFVALPGGVGTLEELFEVWTWALLGIHGKPVALLNVDGYFAPLLAFVDHMVEQGFLRPAHRQMLVVDDDAERLLERLAAYEPPAVQRWLTASEQ, encoded by the coding sequence ATGCCCGACGCCAACTCCGCGACTCCACGTTCCCTCGCCAGCGTCTGCGTCTTCTGCGGCTCCAGCCCCGGCGTCGACGAGCGCCTCATGGACGCGGCGCGCGACTTCGGCGCGCGGCTGGCGCGCCACGGCGTCGCCCTCGTCTACGGCGGCGCGCGGCGCGGGCTGATGGGCGCCCTCGCCGACGCGGCGCTCGAGGACGGAGGCCGCGTCACCGGCGTCATCCCGCGCGGGCTGTGGGAGCGCGAGGTCGGCCACACGGGGCTCAGCGAGCTGCTCGTCGTCGACTCCATGCACGAGCGCAAGGCGCTGATGGCGGAGCGCTCGGCCGCGTTCGTCGCGCTGCCGGGCGGCGTCGGCACGCTGGAGGAGCTGTTCGAGGTCTGGACGTGGGCGCTCCTCGGCATCCACGGCAAGCCGGTCGCGCTGCTGAACGTCGACGGCTACTTCGCGCCGCTGCTGGCGTTCGTCGACCACATGGTCGAGCAGGGCTTCCTGCGCCCCGCGCACCGGCAGATGCTGGTGGTGGACGACGACGCGGAGCGGCTGCTCGAGCGCCTGGCCGCCTACGAGCCGCCGGCGGTGCAGCGCTGGCTGACGGCGAGCGAGCAGTAG
- a CDS encoding APC family permease, with amino-acid sequence MPDTNAPPPAATAYARRLGLFSATMLVVGGIIGSGIFLNPAVVARRAGSAALTLGVWGIGAVVALLGAAIFAELGRRRPQAGGGYAYLRDAFGPLPAFLYGWALLLVISSGAIAAVAMTFAGYASALVGAPPEAQRPIALGAVALLTLVNVVGVAPGAVTQNVFTILKLAALGVLLAAGLFAPVGAPLTASVDAALVPPSDAVGLLRAVGTALVPVLFAFGGWQQTNFVAEELEAPERTLPRALALGVAIVVAVYLLANVAYLRALGVAGLAASSAPAADTIARVAGPAGRTLVAAGIAASTFGFLDLVILVSPRVYQAMARDGLFFGAFARLHPRFRTPVAAIVAQGAWASALLLVGSYGQLLDYVTFADWIFFGLTAASLVVLRRRDAATGAPDTGFRAPFHPWSVVAFCVAAAYVVLGSVLSDPGNAVRGALILALGVPAFLFWRRRGLRATNGITRMKV; translated from the coding sequence GTGCCCGACACCAACGCCCCGCCCCCCGCGGCCACTGCGTACGCGCGCCGCCTCGGCCTCTTCTCCGCGACGATGCTCGTCGTCGGCGGGATCATCGGCTCCGGCATCTTCCTCAACCCCGCGGTCGTGGCGCGGCGCGCCGGCAGCGCGGCGCTCACGCTCGGCGTCTGGGGGATCGGCGCGGTGGTCGCGCTGCTGGGTGCCGCGATCTTCGCGGAGCTGGGGCGGCGGCGCCCGCAGGCCGGCGGCGGCTACGCGTACCTGCGCGACGCCTTCGGGCCGCTCCCCGCCTTCCTCTATGGATGGGCGCTGCTGCTCGTGATCTCGTCGGGCGCGATCGCGGCGGTGGCGATGACGTTCGCGGGCTACGCGTCCGCGCTCGTCGGCGCGCCGCCCGAGGCGCAGCGGCCGATCGCGCTGGGTGCCGTGGCGCTGCTGACGCTCGTGAACGTGGTGGGCGTGGCGCCGGGCGCGGTGACGCAGAACGTCTTCACCATCCTCAAGCTCGCGGCGCTCGGCGTGCTGCTGGCGGCGGGGCTGTTCGCGCCGGTGGGCGCGCCGCTCACGGCGTCGGTCGACGCGGCGCTCGTGCCGCCCTCGGATGCGGTCGGGCTGCTGCGCGCGGTGGGGACGGCGCTGGTGCCCGTGCTGTTCGCCTTCGGCGGCTGGCAGCAGACCAACTTCGTGGCCGAGGAGCTGGAGGCGCCGGAGCGCACGCTCCCGCGCGCGCTGGCGCTGGGCGTGGCGATCGTGGTCGCCGTCTACCTGCTGGCGAACGTGGCGTACCTGCGTGCGCTCGGCGTCGCGGGGCTGGCGGCGAGCAGCGCGCCCGCGGCGGACACGATCGCGCGCGTCGCGGGCCCGGCGGGCCGCACGCTGGTCGCGGCGGGCATCGCGGCGTCGACGTTCGGCTTCCTCGACCTCGTGATCCTGGTGTCGCCGCGCGTCTACCAGGCGATGGCGCGCGACGGGCTGTTCTTCGGCGCGTTCGCGCGGCTGCACCCGCGCTTCCGCACGCCGGTGGCGGCGATCGTCGCGCAGGGCGCGTGGGCGTCCGCGCTGCTGCTGGTGGGCAGCTACGGCCAGCTGCTCGACTACGTGACCTTCGCGGACTGGATCTTCTTCGGCCTCACGGCGGCGTCGCTGGTGGTGCTGCGCCGGCGCGACGCGGCGACCGGCGCACCCGACACGGGCTTCCGCGCGCCGTTCCATCCGTGGAGCGTGGTCGCGTTCTGCGTCGCGGCCGCGTACGTGGTGCTCGGGTCGGTGCTGTCGGATCCGGGGAACGCGGTGCGCGGCGCGCTGATCCTCGCGCTTGGCGTGCCGGCGTTCCTCTTCTGGCGCCGCCGCGGGCTCCGAGCTACGAACGGCATTACAAGGATGAAAGTCTGA
- a CDS encoding DUF1501 domain-containing protein, with the protein MQRRAFVKSGALALVTMGLSPSFLRRTAFAQELTDGAARLAGKGKTLVCLFQRGAADALNVVVPFGDRSYYALRPNIAVPEPGRANGALDLDGFYALHPALAPLKPLWDRGLLAPIHAVGSPSATRSHFDAQDYMETGTPDVKGTRDGWLNRYLALQGTCESGCAHGASHSPFRAVAMTAQTPRVLDGPAPTVAMNSLAEFTIRASGADDERRLEALYTTGSADLVHGAGAEMFEAMKVMRAADPQRYAPSNGAQYPPSQFGQRLKQIAQLIRAGVGLEVAFADVGGWDTHVNQGAATGQLANRLGDFARSIAAFVTDLGDRMEDVVILTMSEFGRTVRQNGTGGTDHGHAGSMFVIGGGVRGGKVHGRWPGLAPELLYEGRDLALTTDFRSVFAEVAQKHLGAQRLDRLFPGYQASPLGFPGVLG; encoded by the coding sequence ATGCAACGCCGAGCCTTCGTGAAGTCGGGCGCGCTCGCGCTCGTGACGATGGGGCTGAGCCCCAGCTTCCTCCGCCGCACCGCGTTCGCCCAGGAGCTGACCGACGGCGCCGCGCGCCTGGCCGGCAAGGGGAAGACGCTGGTGTGCCTCTTCCAGCGCGGCGCCGCCGACGCGCTCAATGTCGTCGTGCCGTTCGGCGACCGGTCGTACTACGCGCTGCGTCCGAACATCGCGGTGCCCGAGCCGGGCCGCGCGAACGGCGCGCTCGACCTCGACGGCTTCTACGCGCTGCATCCGGCGCTGGCGCCGCTCAAGCCGCTGTGGGACCGCGGGCTGCTGGCGCCCATCCACGCCGTCGGGAGCCCGAGCGCGACGCGCTCGCACTTCGACGCGCAGGACTACATGGAGACGGGCACGCCCGACGTGAAGGGGACCCGCGACGGGTGGCTCAACCGCTACCTCGCGCTGCAGGGCACGTGCGAGAGCGGCTGCGCGCACGGCGCGTCGCATTCGCCCTTCCGCGCCGTGGCGATGACGGCGCAGACGCCGCGCGTGCTCGACGGCCCGGCGCCGACGGTGGCGATGAACTCGCTGGCCGAGTTCACGATCCGCGCGTCGGGCGCGGACGACGAGCGGCGGCTGGAGGCGCTCTACACGACGGGCTCCGCGGACCTCGTGCACGGCGCGGGCGCGGAGATGTTCGAGGCGATGAAGGTGATGCGCGCGGCCGACCCGCAGCGGTACGCGCCCTCGAACGGCGCGCAGTATCCGCCGTCGCAGTTCGGGCAGCGGCTGAAGCAGATCGCGCAGCTGATCCGCGCCGGCGTCGGGCTGGAGGTGGCGTTCGCGGACGTCGGCGGGTGGGACACGCACGTGAACCAGGGCGCGGCGACGGGGCAGCTCGCGAACCGGCTGGGCGACTTCGCGCGCTCGATCGCGGCGTTCGTGACGGACCTCGGTGACCGCATGGAGGACGTGGTCATCCTCACGATGTCGGAGTTCGGCCGCACGGTGCGGCAGAACGGCACGGGCGGCACGGACCACGGGCACGCGGGCAGCATGTTCGTGATCGGCGGCGGCGTGCGCGGCGGGAAGGTGCACGGCCGGTGGCCGGGCCTCGCGCCGGAGCTGCTGTACGAGGGGCGCGACCTCGCGCTCACGACGGACTTCCGCAGCGTGTTCGCGGAGGTCGCGCAGAAGCACCTCGGCGCGCAGCGGCTCGACCGCCTCTTCCCGGGCTATCAGGCGTCGCCGCTCGGCTTCCCGGGCGTGCTGGGGTAG
- a CDS encoding DUF1800 domain-containing protein, with protein sequence MPTEPTLRSMRRAARRALPAVAMLAATAGLPALAAAQARRPAAATARAADEGRELTADQQVRHALGRLGFGARPGDEARVRAMGVDRWIALQLHPERIDDAAMTATLARFTTLGRPGAELLRDFPPPAQVLAQRARAARMAGDTGAPAFTREDSLRARQLGRESYRFVGELQTARVARAVASERQLQEVMVDFWANHFSIFAGKDRVRYHLPQYEATLRAHALGSFRELLGAVAKSPAMLQYLDNFQSVADSTRPTAGRRPQPLNARQRARLAERNPEAAQRLEQLMARRPRGLNENYARELLELHTLGVDGGYTQQDVIEVARALTGWSLQAPAQGGGFVFRPQVHDAGEKTILGQPFPAGRGIEDGEQVLDLVARHPSTARFIARKLAVRFVSDSPPPALVARAAETFRRTDGDIRATLETIVQSPEFFSRAAYRAKVKSPFELVVSAARALGAQPDTTPRTAQLIARLGQPIFGHQAPDGWPETGREWMNTGAILNRINFGLAVAANRLPGARLADWPQTATLRAAPKDAQLDGVIAALLGGEASKETRAVLASGTNPMLARAAADTTRGADEAPEMETPTMIDGTRAARTSGRRARAMNATNSTNAANAQAGRETARPNRAPAGAFGQLPRLDPFAQLVGLALGAPEFQRR encoded by the coding sequence GTGCCGACCGAACCGACCCTCCGCTCCATGCGGCGCGCCGCCCGCCGCGCCCTCCCCGCCGTCGCGATGCTGGCCGCGACCGCCGGCCTCCCCGCCCTCGCGGCCGCCCAGGCGCGCCGGCCGGCCGCTGCGACGGCCCGTGCCGCCGACGAGGGGCGCGAGCTCACCGCCGACCAGCAGGTGCGCCACGCCCTCGGCCGGCTCGGCTTCGGCGCGCGGCCCGGCGACGAGGCGCGCGTCCGCGCGATGGGCGTGGACCGCTGGATCGCGCTCCAGCTCCATCCCGAGCGCATCGACGACGCGGCGATGACGGCGACGCTCGCGCGCTTCACGACGCTGGGCCGCCCCGGCGCCGAGCTGCTGCGCGACTTCCCGCCGCCGGCGCAGGTGCTGGCGCAGCGCGCGCGCGCCGCGCGCATGGCCGGCGACACCGGCGCGCCCGCGTTCACGCGCGAGGACTCGCTGCGCGCGCGGCAGCTGGGCCGCGAGTCGTACCGCTTCGTCGGCGAGCTGCAGACGGCGCGCGTGGCGCGCGCGGTGGCCAGCGAGCGGCAGCTGCAGGAGGTGATGGTCGACTTCTGGGCCAACCACTTCAGCATCTTCGCGGGCAAGGACCGCGTGCGGTACCATCTGCCCCAGTACGAGGCGACGCTGCGCGCGCACGCGCTGGGGAGCTTCCGCGAGCTGCTCGGCGCGGTCGCGAAGAGCCCGGCGATGCTGCAGTACCTCGACAACTTCCAGAGCGTCGCCGACAGCACGCGCCCGACCGCGGGCCGCCGTCCGCAGCCGCTCAACGCGCGCCAGCGCGCGCGCCTCGCGGAGCGCAATCCCGAGGCGGCGCAGCGCCTGGAGCAGCTCATGGCGCGCCGGCCGCGCGGGCTGAACGAGAACTACGCGCGCGAGCTGCTGGAGCTGCACACCCTCGGCGTCGACGGCGGCTACACGCAGCAGGACGTGATCGAGGTCGCGCGCGCGCTCACGGGCTGGTCGCTGCAGGCGCCCGCGCAGGGCGGCGGCTTCGTCTTCCGCCCGCAGGTGCACGACGCCGGCGAGAAGACGATCCTGGGCCAGCCCTTCCCGGCGGGCCGCGGCATCGAGGACGGCGAGCAGGTGCTCGACCTCGTGGCGCGGCATCCGAGCACGGCGCGCTTCATCGCGCGCAAGCTGGCGGTGCGCTTCGTGAGCGACTCGCCGCCGCCGGCGCTCGTCGCGCGCGCGGCCGAGACGTTCCGGCGCACCGACGGCGACATCCGCGCCACGCTCGAGACCATCGTGCAGAGCCCGGAGTTCTTCTCGCGCGCCGCGTACCGCGCGAAGGTGAAGTCGCCGTTCGAGCTGGTCGTGAGCGCCGCGCGCGCGCTCGGCGCGCAGCCGGACACGACGCCGCGCACCGCGCAGCTCATCGCGCGGCTGGGGCAGCCGATCTTCGGCCATCAGGCGCCCGATGGCTGGCCCGAGACGGGACGGGAGTGGATGAACACGGGCGCGATCCTCAACCGCATCAACTTCGGGCTCGCGGTCGCGGCGAACCGGCTCCCCGGCGCGCGCCTGGCCGACTGGCCGCAGACCGCCACGCTGCGCGCGGCGCCGAAGGACGCGCAGCTCGACGGCGTGATCGCGGCGCTGCTGGGCGGCGAGGCGTCGAAGGAGACGCGCGCGGTGCTCGCGAGCGGCACCAACCCGATGCTCGCGCGTGCGGCCGCGGACACCACGCGCGGTGCCGACGAGGCGCCCGAGATGGAGACGCCGACGATGATCGACGGGACGCGCGCTGCGCGCACGTCCGGCCGCCGCGCGCGCGCGATGAACGCCACCAACAGCACCAACGCGGCGAACGCGCAGGCCGGCCGCGAGACCGCGCGCCCGAACCGCGCGCCGGCCGGCGCGTTCGGACAGCTGCCGCGCCTCGACCCCTTCGCGCAGCTCGTCGGCCTCGCGCTCGGCGCGCCCGAGTTCCAGCGCCGCTGA